The following is a genomic window from candidate division KSB1 bacterium.
TTTTTGGATAGAATTTGAATTGTGCGGTTTTCGCCGCCCAAACTTTAACGAATGCCGGTCATTAGGAACTTGCCAGTCGTTCATACAACCATGCATCCAAGCAACAAATGTTTGGATGCTTGAAAATTATAGGAGAACCCGCCTTGCCAGTCGTTCAAGCAACCCTGCATCTTTCTCAAGCATGTTTTCATTGCTTGAATGCTTGAAACGTGCAGGCGAAACTCTGCTGCCTGTTATTCAAATAACCCCGCATATTAAACGTTTGAATAGCACAGGCTCGTACATTATCTAATATAAAAAACAACGCCAATGAGGCTAAATATGAAAATAAGAGAATCTATTCTTGCGGAAGAAGGATATTTATCTGAAAAAGAATTCACCCGGGATGTTTTCAAACTGCATGCACTTGCAAAAATTGAGAAATATCAGGCAGAATGTGACTTTTTCCAGAATAAATATAATATGGATTTAAAGGCTTTAGAAGAACAATTGCACAAAAGAAAAGGTAAAGAAGAAATCGAAAAAGAACAGGATCTCGAAGATTGGGAATTTGCCGCCCAGGCATTAGGTTGGTGGCAAAATCATATAGAGGAAGCAAGGATTGCTCAGAATCATTGAAAAATATAAAAAGAGTATTATAGAATATCACATAACTCAATTTGAACAATTGGTACAAATCTAAGGTTCAGAGCAAATATAACATTTGTTGATCAATCCATGCTCTATGTAAGAGAAACAGTAATGAATGGGACAAAGCGAAAATATTCTTATCATTGGCAAAAGACGGATGGAACCGTTTTAATCAGATGGGATAACGCACCGGACTGGGATATTATTACTTTCCCTCACCATAAGCACAGTGGAGATCAAATTGAACCATCCTATGAGCGAACATTGGATCAGGTCCTGGATTTTATTACTACCCGATTGGGTCAAAAATGAAAGTATTGTCAACTTTTATACAAAATGTTTGACTGCAGGGATGTTTGAGAAGAGCAGGAGAACTATCAAAACAAAAACTCTGAAAATGCCTGACAGCTTGGGTGACGGAGCAGTCAGATAAACTCGCCTGGCCAGGTTTTCAAACAACCATGCATCCAAGCAACAAATATTTGGATGCTTGAAAATTATAGGAGAACCCGCCTTGCCAGTCGTTCAAGCAACCCTGCATCTTTCCCAGGCATGTTTTCATTGCTTGAATGCTTGAAACGTGCAGGCGATACTCTGCTGCGAGTTATCCAAACATCTTTGTATCGAAACATCCTTGAACCGCAGCGAACCAAACGAACGAGACGAACCCCTGAAATGGCTCTGTCACCGTCATGATTAAAGTCTTTTAGCTGTTGTTCGTTTTGTTGGTATCGTTCGTTGCTGTTTCAGAACCGCAACCAGCGTTACGCTTCAGTTTGAAATACTATTTTTCCAAACGCTTCAACGTTGTAAGGTTTTAACGTTTGACAGTTATTTACAATTCACTTGATTTTAAAAAATAGAAATCCTATCTTCTTATCTTTATTAAGGATACCAGCAGGGGAATATAGGGTCTGAATCCCCTGTCCGAAAACCGTTCAAGTGCCATGATCTCTGTGCAATGCCTGCAATGGAGTGACAGGGCGGACGCGTTTCCAAACGTGAACACAATGCCTGACCGCAGGGTGAGAGAGCAGTTAGGTGAACGCGCCTTGCCGGATTTATACGTCATCAAAAGCAGCAATTATACGTAATCATCTTGTCTGTTTTTCCTTGAGGGATTTCCGAAACCCTGATTTATAGTGCGCCTATCGCGTCCCTAAAGGGACGCCTGTTTTGAACGATGACGGTTGCTATAGATATACCGTCCCTAAACGGGACGGGTGTTGTGCATTGATATGAAAGCCGGCTCCCGGACCCTGAATATCCAGTGCATGAAACGTTTAGGTGATACTTTGCTGCCCGTCATTCAATGAGCCTTGTATGCATGCAGAGATTGCTTGACTGCTTGAATAAAGGAGCAGCCAGATAAACTTGCCATGCTGGTTTTTCAAACAACCATACATCTTTCTCAAGCATCTTTTCTTTGCTGGAGTGCATGGATGCATGAGACGCATAGGTGAAATTGTCTGGCCAGTCGTTCAATGAGCCTTGTATCTAAACATTCTTGAATCGCAGCGAACCAAACGAACGAGACGAACCCCTGCAATGGCTCTGTCACCGTCATGATTAAAGTCTTTTAGCTGTTTTTTCCTTGAGCACAGCGGTGCGATCACGTTCCACTATGACGTTCAATGCGGGTGAATCTGTCCCGATAGGGACAACATATCTATAGAACAAATTTGAAGAAAAAACGCGCCCCGTTAGGGGCGCCATATGCCGAAAACGGCAGGCAACGCTGTAAACGATTGAATTCGGTATGTGCTGAACGGGATTTCCGAAACCCTGATTTATAGTGCGCCTATCGCGTCCCTAAAGGGACGCCTGTTTTGAACGATGACGGTTGCTATAGATATACCGTCCCTAAACGGGACGGGTGTTGTGCATTGATATGAAAGCCGTCTCCCGGACCCTGGATATCCATGCATGAAACGTTTAGGTGATACTTTGCTGCCCGTCATTCAATGAGCCTTGTATGCATGCAGAGATTGCTTGACTGCTTGAATAAAGGAGCAGCCAGATAAACTTGCCATGCTGGTTTTTCAAACAACCATACATCTTTCTCAAGCATCTTTTCTTTGCTGGAGTGCATGGATGCATGAGACGCATAGGTGAAATTGTCTGGCCAGTCGTTCAATGAGCCTTGTATCCAAACATTCTTGAACCGCAGCGAACCAAACGAACGAGACGAACCCCTGAAATGGCTCTGTCACCGTCATGATTAAAGTCTTTTAGCTGTTTTTTCCTTGAGCACAGCGGTGCGATCACGTTCCACTATGACGTTCAATGCGGGTGAATCTGTCCCGATAGGGACAACATATCTATAGAACAAATTTGAAGAAAAAACGCGCCCCGTTAGGGGGGCCATATGCCGGAAACGGCAGGCAACGCTGTAAACGATTGAATTCGGTATGTGCTGAACGGGATTTCCGAAACCCTGATTTATAGTGCGCCTATCGCGTCCCTAAAGGGACGCCTGTTTTGAACGATGACGGTTGCTATAGATATAGCGTCCCTAAACGGGACGGGTGTTGTGCATTGATATGAAAGCCGTCTCCCGAACGCTGGATATCCATAAAGAACGACTGACCATGCTGCAGGAACGTGCCTACAGTGACTTTTGTAAATTTATATGAAACAAAATCAACTCGTTAAATATTTAAAGAAACATAAAGCTTTTCTATTAAGAAAAGGTAAAGCATGGTATATACCAAAAGAGTGAATTAAAACTCAAGAGTTGTGCAGGTTTTTGAGACTTAACTTTAGAGGCAAGTTGTTATGGAAACTATTATAACGTTACATATAAAAAAATTGCCTGAAGGATTGTATCTGGCAACGTCTGATGATCTTCAGGGCTTGATTGCGCAGGGGAGGACCGTTGCGGAAACAATTGAAATTGCGCGGGATGTGGCCAAAAAGTTATTAGAAGCTCAAAACAAAGATATGAGTAAATTTCGGTTACTGCAGGATCAACAGTTTGACTATCCCCTGGTAATCGGAATGTAAAATGGGCAGGTTGGCCGGATTTAAATACAGAGATGTCGTTAAAAAATTGAAAAAAGCCGGTTTTGAATTTTATCGTCAGGCAGCCGGAAGCCATGAAATTTGGTATAATCAGAAAACAGAACTGTATACCACGATACCCAATCACCCTGGTGATGTACCTGAAGGGACGCTACGGGCTATTTTGAAACAGACTGGTATGACCATTGATGAATTTTTACAACTGTAAAAATTAAACTTTAACTTCTTTTACATTGACTTTTCAAGCTTTGACGTTATAAGTTTCAGACTTTTGACTCGCATGGCAAACATCTTGCAATACCCAAATTCTGTACATAAACTGAAAATCCAGCGCGCTCCTACTCGCCCATCATCCGAACCCGAACCGGACATGGAGTGACAGGGCGGACGCGTGTCCAAACGCAATCAAAACACCTGACCGCAAGTGCAAGGTATCCTACCCGGACAAGGTTTAAGCAACACGGCAATGACTGCATGGATGCTTGTGTTGGAGAGCAGCCAGGACAACTCGCTTTGCCAGGTTTTCATGCAACCATGCATCTTTTTCAAGCATCTTTTCATTGCTTGACTGCATGGATGCTTGAGACCTGCAGAATAAAACTGAATCGCCAGTTTTTAAAACAAATATATGAATATAGAGGTTGATGATGGATAATTATAGAGATAGAATCGTGATTGACAAAAAGGTTCACTTTGGCAAACCCTGTATTGCAAACACAAGAATAACAGTTGATGATGTACTTGATCTCGTCCAGGAAGGAATTTATTTCACCGAAATTGTAGAGAAATATTATCCAAACCTGGAGATTGATGACGTGAAAGCATGTGTGAAATATGCTTCAGATATAATACGTCATGAACGAGTATTTCCAAAGGCTGTGTGAATGCGCTTTCTTTCTGATCAGGATGTTTATCATATCACCATTGGTTTTCTACGTGACCGGGGACATGATGTTCTCACAACAAGAGAATTAAATATGTCGAGAGCAGCTGATGAAGAATTACTGATAAAAGCAAAAGAAATGAACAGAATTCTAATAACCCGTGACAAGGATTTTGGGGCGCTGGTTTTTTTAAACAAAATTCAAACGGGTGTCATATTGCTTAGAATGACGCCCACCATTATGGGTGATGTGCATCAACAATTGATTAGTCTATTGGATAATAACAAGGAGGATGAACTTTTAAGGCTATTTTCTATTGTTGAACCCACTAGATATCGGCTACGTAATATATAAAAAGTTTGGAAATACACAGGCAAGCTCGCCTCGCCAGTCGTTCAAACAACCATGCATCCAAGCAACAAATGTTTGACTGCATGGATGCATGAGACGTACAGGCGATACTCTGCTGCTCGTCATTCAAACAGCTTTGTATCCAAACATTCTTGAACCGCAGCGAACAAAACGAACGAGACGAACCCCTGAAATGGCTCTGTCACCGTCATGATTCAAGTCTTTTAGCTGTTTTTTCCTTGAGCACAGCGGTGCGGCCACGTTGCACTATGACGTTCAATGCGGGTGAATCTGTCCCGATAGGGACAACATATCTATAGAACAAATTTGAAGAAAAAACGAGCCCCGTTAGGGGCGCCATATGCTGCTCATGGTTTTTCACATAGAGATTTGCTCAATAAAAAAGGTAAAATTCGTAAAACACCATTGTTTAATCAGGATTACAACGATGCTTTGCTATTTGCAGAGAGTGATTTAAAAGACAACTGGAGGATATATAAACACAGGTTTCTTGGTGACATTCGACCTTTGACTTTTGACTTGTGGGGAAAAATATGACAAACATTACATTGAAAAAAACACATGATCTGCTGGAAAAACTGGCGGACTATGTCATGAACGAGGTGCCGACGCGTAAAGAAATGCAACAACGATACGAAGCGCATGATAAAAGATTTGAACAAATTGAGCGGCGACTTGAGCAAATTGAACAGCAGAAAGCAGATAAATCAGATGTACAGAAATTATTAGAAGGTATGGATCATCAGAGTCAGCAGCTGGATATCATAAGAATAGAACTCAAAGCCATCTCTGGAACATTGGACAATCACGAAAAACGCCTTGCTGACCTTGAAGTGCATAACTTTGGCTCCAGAGTAAGAGATAAAAATAAACCGAGCTATAAAAGATGAATACAGCATGAATTGCAGATTATAAAAAGAACGAAAAGCCAGGTAAACTCGACTTGCCAGCCGTTCAAACAACCAAACAAAAAATGCCTGACTGCATGGATGCTTGAAACGCGCAGGCGAAACCGCTTGGCCAGTCGTTCATGCAGCCATGCATCTTTTCCAAGCATCTTTTCTTTGCTTGAGTGCATGGATGCATGAGACGCATAGGCGAAATTGTCTGGCCAGTCGTTCAATGAGCCTTGTATCCAAACATTCTTGAACCGCAGCGAACCAAACAAACAGACAAACCCCTGAAATGGCTCTGTCACCGTCATGATTCAAGTCTTTTAGCTGTTTTTTCCTTGAGCACAGCGGTGCGGCCACGTTGCACCATGACGTTCAATGCCGGTGAATCTGTCCCGATAGGGACAACATATCTATAGAACAAATGTGAACAATAAAGCGCCCCGTTAGGGGGGCCATATGCCGGAAACGGCAGGGAACGCTGTAAACGATTGAATTCGGTATGTGCTGAACGGGATTTCCGAAACCCTGATTTATAGTGCGCCTATCGCGTCCCTAAAGGGACGCCTGTTTTGAACGATGACGATTGCTATAGATATACCGTCCCTAAACGGGACGGGTGTTGTGCATTGATATGAAAGCCGTCTCCCGAACGCTGGATATCTATAAAAAAGATTGCCCATGCTTGGGGAACGCGTCTTTGGCGAGCGTATACGTGAGGATCAAGAAAACTATAAGAATAAAAATTCTGAAAAGGCTTGACTGCTTGGGTGAGGGAGCAGCCAGATAAACTCACCTTGCCAGGTTTTCAAACATCCATGCATCTTTTCCAAGCATCTTTTCTTTGCTTGACTGCTTAAATGCTTGAAACACGCAGGAGAAACTGCCTTGCCAGGTTTTCAAACATTCATGCATCTTTCTCAAATA
Proteins encoded in this region:
- a CDS encoding DUF433 domain-containing protein, which produces MMDNYRDRIVIDKKVHFGKPCIANTRITVDDVLDLVQEGIYFTEIVEKYYPNLEIDDVKACVKYASDIIRHERVFPKAV
- a CDS encoding DUF5615 family PIN-like protein, with translation MRFLSDQDVYHITIGFLRDRGHDVLTTRELNMSRAADEELLIKAKEMNRILITRDKDFGALVFLNKIQTGVILLRMTPTIMGDVHQQLISLLDNNKEDELLRLFSIVEPTRYRLRNI
- a CDS encoding DUF1902 domain-containing protein, giving the protein METIITLHIKKLPEGLYLATSDDLQGLIAQGRTVAETIEIARDVAKKLLEAQNKDMSKFRLLQDQQFDYPLVIGM
- a CDS encoding type II toxin-antitoxin system HicA family toxin → MGRLAGFKYRDVVKKLKKAGFEFYRQAAGSHEIWYNQKTELYTTIPNHPGDVPEGTLRAILKQTGMTIDEFLQL